Proteins from a single region of Rhipicephalus sanguineus isolate Rsan-2018 chromosome 5, BIME_Rsan_1.4, whole genome shotgun sequence:
- the LOC119394348 gene encoding acidic leucine-rich nuclear phosphoprotein 32 family member B isoform X5 codes for MEKRIELEKRGKNPEQIHELNLDNCRSTAIVGLTEEFVNLETLSLINVGLTSLKGFPKLPNLKKLELSDNRISGGLNLLHGSPKLTHLNLSGNKIKGLETLDPLKEFKNLKNLDLFNCEVTSIENYRDRVFELIPSLKYLDGYDRDEKEAEDSEADDEDGNEEDDEENEVDGEGESDEDDDDDVNVDDEDDEDGEEDDDVDEEDGEDGEEEVGLDYLEKDDIDEESEGDFYNPYDVDDDEDGDENESPKGQKRKREEEEDGED; via the exons ATGGAGAAGAGGATTGAATTGGAGAAGCGGGGTAAAAACCCCGAGCAG ATACACGAGCTCAACCTCGACAACTGCAGAAGTACCGCCATCGTCGGCCTCACAGAGGAATTCGTCAACCTCGAGACGCTCAGCCTCATCAATGTCGGCCTCACGAGTCTCAAGGGCTTCCCCAAGCTTCCCAACCTCAAAAAG TTGGAGTTGAGCGACAACAGGATCTCGGGCGGCCTCAACCTTCTGCACGGGAGCCCCAAGCTTACGCATTTAAATTTGAGCGGGAACAAGATCAAAGGGCTCGAGACCTTGGATCCCTTG AAAGAGTTCAAGAACCTAAAGAACCTCGATCTTTTCAACTGCGAAGTGACGAGCATCGAGAACTACAGGGACCGGGTGTTTGAACTCATCCCAAGCCTCAAGTACTTGGACGGCTACGACAGAGACGAGAAGGAAGCTGAGGACTCTGAGGCAGACGACGAGGACG GTAACGAAGAGGACGATGAGGAGAATGAAGTGGACGGAGAGGGAGAGAGTGATG aggatgacgacgacgatgtgAACGTGGACGACGAAGATGATGAGGATGGCGAGGAGGATGACGATGTTGATGAGGAAGATGGAGAAGATGGGGAGGAAGAGGTCGGTCTCGATTACCTAGAAAAAGACGACATTGAT gagGAAAGTGAAGGAGACTTCTACAACCCATACGACGTAGATGACGACGAAGACGGCGACG AGAACGAGTCTCCAAAGGGCCAGAAGCGAAAGagggaagaggaagaggacgggGAGGACTGA
- the LOC119394348 gene encoding acidic leucine-rich nuclear phosphoprotein 32 family member B isoform X6: MRKAPIHELNLDNCRSTAIVGLTEEFVNLETLSLINVGLTSLKGFPKLPNLKKLELSDNRISGGLNLLHGSPKLTHLNLSGNKIKGLETLDPLKEFKNLKNLDLFNCEVTSIENYRDRVFELIPSLKYLDGYDRDEKEAEDSEADDEDGNEEDDEENEVDGEGESDEDDDDDVNVDDEDDEDGEEDDDVDEEDGEDGEEEVGLDYLEKDDIDEESEGDFYNPYDVDDDEDGDENESPKGQKRKREEEEDGED; the protein is encoded by the exons ATGCGAAAGGCACCG ATACACGAGCTCAACCTCGACAACTGCAGAAGTACCGCCATCGTCGGCCTCACAGAGGAATTCGTCAACCTCGAGACGCTCAGCCTCATCAATGTCGGCCTCACGAGTCTCAAGGGCTTCCCCAAGCTTCCCAACCTCAAAAAG TTGGAGTTGAGCGACAACAGGATCTCGGGCGGCCTCAACCTTCTGCACGGGAGCCCCAAGCTTACGCATTTAAATTTGAGCGGGAACAAGATCAAAGGGCTCGAGACCTTGGATCCCTTG AAAGAGTTCAAGAACCTAAAGAACCTCGATCTTTTCAACTGCGAAGTGACGAGCATCGAGAACTACAGGGACCGGGTGTTTGAACTCATCCCAAGCCTCAAGTACTTGGACGGCTACGACAGAGACGAGAAGGAAGCTGAGGACTCTGAGGCAGACGACGAGGACG GTAACGAAGAGGACGATGAGGAGAATGAAGTGGACGGAGAGGGAGAGAGTGATG aggatgacgacgacgatgtgAACGTGGACGACGAAGATGATGAGGATGGCGAGGAGGATGACGATGTTGATGAGGAAGATGGAGAAGATGGGGAGGAAGAGGTCGGTCTCGATTACCTAGAAAAAGACGACATTGAT gagGAAAGTGAAGGAGACTTCTACAACCCATACGACGTAGATGACGACGAAGACGGCGACG AGAACGAGTCTCCAAAGGGCCAGAAGCGAAAGagggaagaggaagaggacgggGAGGACTGA
- the LOC119394348 gene encoding acidic leucine-rich nuclear phosphoprotein 32 family member B isoform X2: MYFEGGPHIEVAALLGACFSALPVFEQVGCVPSASAAVVQMEKRIELEKRGKNPEQIHELNLDNCRSTAIVGLTEEFVNLETLSLINVGLTSLKGFPKLPNLKKLELSDNRISGGLNLLHGSPKLTHLNLSGNKIKGLETLDPLKEFKNLKNLDLFNCEVTSIENYRDRVFELIPSLKYLDGYDRDEKEAEDSEADDEDGNEEDDEENEVDGEGEKDDDDDVNVDDEDDEDGEEDDDVDEEDGEDGEEEVGLDYLEKDDIDEESEGDFYNPYDVDDDEDGDENESPKGQKRKREEEEDGED, translated from the exons ATGTACTTTGAAGGAGGACCCCATATTGAGGTTGCCGCGCTGCTTGGCGCCTGCTTTTCAGCGCTGCCTGTGTTCGAGCAAGTCGGCTGCGTGCCATCCGCCTCTGCTGCTGTCGTGCAAATGGAGAAGAGGATTGAATTGGAGAAGCGGGGTAAAAACCCCGAGCAG ATACACGAGCTCAACCTCGACAACTGCAGAAGTACCGCCATCGTCGGCCTCACAGAGGAATTCGTCAACCTCGAGACGCTCAGCCTCATCAATGTCGGCCTCACGAGTCTCAAGGGCTTCCCCAAGCTTCCCAACCTCAAAAAG TTGGAGTTGAGCGACAACAGGATCTCGGGCGGCCTCAACCTTCTGCACGGGAGCCCCAAGCTTACGCATTTAAATTTGAGCGGGAACAAGATCAAAGGGCTCGAGACCTTGGATCCCTTG AAAGAGTTCAAGAACCTAAAGAACCTCGATCTTTTCAACTGCGAAGTGACGAGCATCGAGAACTACAGGGACCGGGTGTTTGAACTCATCCCAAGCCTCAAGTACTTGGACGGCTACGACAGAGACGAGAAGGAAGCTGAGGACTCTGAGGCAGACGACGAGGACG GTAACGAAGAGGACGATGAGGAGAATGAAGTGGACGGAGAGGGAGAGA aggatgacgacgacgatgtgAACGTGGACGACGAAGATGATGAGGATGGCGAGGAGGATGACGATGTTGATGAGGAAGATGGAGAAGATGGGGAGGAAGAGGTCGGTCTCGATTACCTAGAAAAAGACGACATTGAT gagGAAAGTGAAGGAGACTTCTACAACCCATACGACGTAGATGACGACGAAGACGGCGACG AGAACGAGTCTCCAAAGGGCCAGAAGCGAAAGagggaagaggaagaggacgggGAGGACTGA
- the LOC119394348 gene encoding acidic leucine-rich nuclear phosphoprotein 32 family member B isoform X1: MYFEGGPHIEVAALLGACFSALPVFEQVGCVPSASAAVVQMEKRIELEKRGKNPEQIHELNLDNCRSTAIVGLTEEFVNLETLSLINVGLTSLKGFPKLPNLKKLELSDNRISGGLNLLHGSPKLTHLNLSGNKIKGLETLDPLKEFKNLKNLDLFNCEVTSIENYRDRVFELIPSLKYLDGYDRDEKEAEDSEADDEDGNEEDDEENEVDGEGESDEDDDDDVNVDDEDDEDGEEDDDVDEEDGEDGEEEVGLDYLEKDDIDEESEGDFYNPYDVDDDEDGDENESPKGQKRKREEEEDGED, encoded by the exons ATGTACTTTGAAGGAGGACCCCATATTGAGGTTGCCGCGCTGCTTGGCGCCTGCTTTTCAGCGCTGCCTGTGTTCGAGCAAGTCGGCTGCGTGCCATCCGCCTCTGCTGCTGTCGTGCAAATGGAGAAGAGGATTGAATTGGAGAAGCGGGGTAAAAACCCCGAGCAG ATACACGAGCTCAACCTCGACAACTGCAGAAGTACCGCCATCGTCGGCCTCACAGAGGAATTCGTCAACCTCGAGACGCTCAGCCTCATCAATGTCGGCCTCACGAGTCTCAAGGGCTTCCCCAAGCTTCCCAACCTCAAAAAG TTGGAGTTGAGCGACAACAGGATCTCGGGCGGCCTCAACCTTCTGCACGGGAGCCCCAAGCTTACGCATTTAAATTTGAGCGGGAACAAGATCAAAGGGCTCGAGACCTTGGATCCCTTG AAAGAGTTCAAGAACCTAAAGAACCTCGATCTTTTCAACTGCGAAGTGACGAGCATCGAGAACTACAGGGACCGGGTGTTTGAACTCATCCCAAGCCTCAAGTACTTGGACGGCTACGACAGAGACGAGAAGGAAGCTGAGGACTCTGAGGCAGACGACGAGGACG GTAACGAAGAGGACGATGAGGAGAATGAAGTGGACGGAGAGGGAGAGAGTGATG aggatgacgacgacgatgtgAACGTGGACGACGAAGATGATGAGGATGGCGAGGAGGATGACGATGTTGATGAGGAAGATGGAGAAGATGGGGAGGAAGAGGTCGGTCTCGATTACCTAGAAAAAGACGACATTGAT gagGAAAGTGAAGGAGACTTCTACAACCCATACGACGTAGATGACGACGAAGACGGCGACG AGAACGAGTCTCCAAAGGGCCAGAAGCGAAAGagggaagaggaagaggacgggGAGGACTGA
- the LOC119394348 gene encoding acidic leucine-rich nuclear phosphoprotein 32 family member A isoform X3, giving the protein MYFEGGPHIEVAALLGACFSALPVFEQVGCVPSASAAVVQMEKRIELEKRGKNPEQIHELNLDNCRSTAIVGLTEEFVNLETLSLINVGLTSLKGFPKLPNLKKLELSDNRISGGLNLLHGSPKLTHLNLSGNKIKGLETLDPLKEFKNLKNLDLFNCEVTSIENYRDRVFELIPSLKYLDGYDRDEKEAEDSEADDEDGNEEDDEENEVDGEGESDEDDDDDVNVDDEDDEDGEEDDDVDEEDGEDGEEEEESEGDFYNPYDVDDDEDGDENESPKGQKRKREEEEDGED; this is encoded by the exons ATGTACTTTGAAGGAGGACCCCATATTGAGGTTGCCGCGCTGCTTGGCGCCTGCTTTTCAGCGCTGCCTGTGTTCGAGCAAGTCGGCTGCGTGCCATCCGCCTCTGCTGCTGTCGTGCAAATGGAGAAGAGGATTGAATTGGAGAAGCGGGGTAAAAACCCCGAGCAG ATACACGAGCTCAACCTCGACAACTGCAGAAGTACCGCCATCGTCGGCCTCACAGAGGAATTCGTCAACCTCGAGACGCTCAGCCTCATCAATGTCGGCCTCACGAGTCTCAAGGGCTTCCCCAAGCTTCCCAACCTCAAAAAG TTGGAGTTGAGCGACAACAGGATCTCGGGCGGCCTCAACCTTCTGCACGGGAGCCCCAAGCTTACGCATTTAAATTTGAGCGGGAACAAGATCAAAGGGCTCGAGACCTTGGATCCCTTG AAAGAGTTCAAGAACCTAAAGAACCTCGATCTTTTCAACTGCGAAGTGACGAGCATCGAGAACTACAGGGACCGGGTGTTTGAACTCATCCCAAGCCTCAAGTACTTGGACGGCTACGACAGAGACGAGAAGGAAGCTGAGGACTCTGAGGCAGACGACGAGGACG GTAACGAAGAGGACGATGAGGAGAATGAAGTGGACGGAGAGGGAGAGAGTGATG aggatgacgacgacgatgtgAACGTGGACGACGAAGATGATGAGGATGGCGAGGAGGATGACGATGTTGATGAGGAAGATGGAGAAGATGGGGAGGAAGAG gagGAAAGTGAAGGAGACTTCTACAACCCATACGACGTAGATGACGACGAAGACGGCGACG AGAACGAGTCTCCAAAGGGCCAGAAGCGAAAGagggaagaggaagaggacgggGAGGACTGA
- the LOC119394348 gene encoding acidic leucine-rich nuclear phosphoprotein 32 family member A isoform X4 — protein sequence MYFEGGPHIEVAALLGACFSALPVFEQVGCVPSASAAVVQMEKRIELEKRGKNPEQIHELNLDNCRSTAIVGLTEEFVNLETLSLINVGLTSLKGFPKLPNLKKLELSDNRISGGLNLLHGSPKLTHLNLSGNKIKGLETLDPLKEFKNLKNLDLFNCEVTSIENYRDRVFELIPSLKYLDGYDRDEKEAEDSEADDEDGNEEDDEENEVDGEGEKDDDDDVNVDDEDDEDGEEDDDVDEEDGEDGEEEEESEGDFYNPYDVDDDEDGDENESPKGQKRKREEEEDGED from the exons ATGTACTTTGAAGGAGGACCCCATATTGAGGTTGCCGCGCTGCTTGGCGCCTGCTTTTCAGCGCTGCCTGTGTTCGAGCAAGTCGGCTGCGTGCCATCCGCCTCTGCTGCTGTCGTGCAAATGGAGAAGAGGATTGAATTGGAGAAGCGGGGTAAAAACCCCGAGCAG ATACACGAGCTCAACCTCGACAACTGCAGAAGTACCGCCATCGTCGGCCTCACAGAGGAATTCGTCAACCTCGAGACGCTCAGCCTCATCAATGTCGGCCTCACGAGTCTCAAGGGCTTCCCCAAGCTTCCCAACCTCAAAAAG TTGGAGTTGAGCGACAACAGGATCTCGGGCGGCCTCAACCTTCTGCACGGGAGCCCCAAGCTTACGCATTTAAATTTGAGCGGGAACAAGATCAAAGGGCTCGAGACCTTGGATCCCTTG AAAGAGTTCAAGAACCTAAAGAACCTCGATCTTTTCAACTGCGAAGTGACGAGCATCGAGAACTACAGGGACCGGGTGTTTGAACTCATCCCAAGCCTCAAGTACTTGGACGGCTACGACAGAGACGAGAAGGAAGCTGAGGACTCTGAGGCAGACGACGAGGACG GTAACGAAGAGGACGATGAGGAGAATGAAGTGGACGGAGAGGGAGAGA aggatgacgacgacgatgtgAACGTGGACGACGAAGATGATGAGGATGGCGAGGAGGATGACGATGTTGATGAGGAAGATGGAGAAGATGGGGAGGAAGAG gagGAAAGTGAAGGAGACTTCTACAACCCATACGACGTAGATGACGACGAAGACGGCGACG AGAACGAGTCTCCAAAGGGCCAGAAGCGAAAGagggaagaggaagaggacgggGAGGACTGA
- the LOC119394349 gene encoding myosin-2 essential light chain isoform X6, whose product MAGYTDDQISDYQEAFSLFDNRGDGKINISQLGDVLRALGQNPTEADVKKCCHQLRPDERISFDVFLPILQTISKNRSTDTAEDFIEGLRHFDKDGNGYISSAELRHLLTTLGEKLTDDEVEQLLAGQEDSQGNVHYEDFVRMVMNG is encoded by the exons ATG GCCGGTTACACGGACGATCAAATTAGCG ACTACCAGGAGGCCTTCTCCCTGTTTGACAACCGAGGCGATGGCAAGATCAACATCTCCCAGCTCGGCGACGTGCTTCGCGCCCTTGGCCAGAATCCCACCGAGGCTGACGTGAAGAAGTGCTGCCATCAGTTGAGACCTG ATGAGCGGATCAGCTTCGACGTGTTCCTGCCGATCCTGCAGACAATCAGCAAGAACCGCAGCACAGACACGGCCGAGGACTTCATTGAGGGCCTGCGCCACTTTGACAAGGACGGCAACGGCTACATCAGCTCAGCCGAGCTGAGGCACCTACTGACCACCTTGG GTGAAAAGCTGACTGACGATGAAGTGGAGCAGCTTCTTGCTGGCCAAGAGGACTCCCAAGGAAATGTCCACTATGAAG ACTTTGTGAGAATGGTGATGAACGGCTGA
- the LOC119394349 gene encoding myosin-2 essential light chain isoform X3 produces MSLQAGYTDDQISDYQEAFSLFDNRGDGKINISQLGDVLRALGQNPTEADVKKCCHQLRPDERISFDVFLPILQTISKNRSTDTAEDFIEGLRHFDKDGNGYISSAELRHLLTTLGEKLTDDEVEQLLAGQEDSQGNVHYEDFVRMVMNG; encoded by the exons ATGTCTTTACAGGCCGGTTACACGGACGATCAAATTAGCG ACTACCAGGAGGCCTTCTCCCTGTTTGACAACCGAGGCGATGGCAAGATCAACATCTCCCAGCTCGGCGACGTGCTTCGCGCCCTTGGCCAGAATCCCACCGAGGCTGACGTGAAGAAGTGCTGCCATCAGTTGAGACCTG ATGAGCGGATCAGCTTCGACGTGTTCCTGCCGATCCTGCAGACAATCAGCAAGAACCGCAGCACAGACACGGCCGAGGACTTCATTGAGGGCCTGCGCCACTTTGACAAGGACGGCAACGGCTACATCAGCTCAGCCGAGCTGAGGCACCTACTGACCACCTTGG GTGAAAAGCTGACTGACGATGAAGTGGAGCAGCTTCTTGCTGGCCAAGAGGACTCCCAAGGAAATGTCCACTATGAAG ACTTTGTGAGAATGGTGATGAACGGCTGA
- the LOC119394349 gene encoding myosin-2 essential light chain isoform X1 — protein sequence MHSFRKYFSFTEIDYQEAFSLFDNRGDGKINISQLGDVLRALGQNPTEADVKKCCHQLRPDERISFDVFLPILQTISKNRSTDTAEDFIEGLRHFDKDGNGYISSAELRHLLTTLGEKLTDDEVEQLLAGQEDSQGNVHYEDFVRMVMNG from the exons ATGCACTCGTTTCGCAAGTACTTCAGCTTCACTGAAATCG ACTACCAGGAGGCCTTCTCCCTGTTTGACAACCGAGGCGATGGCAAGATCAACATCTCCCAGCTCGGCGACGTGCTTCGCGCCCTTGGCCAGAATCCCACCGAGGCTGACGTGAAGAAGTGCTGCCATCAGTTGAGACCTG ATGAGCGGATCAGCTTCGACGTGTTCCTGCCGATCCTGCAGACAATCAGCAAGAACCGCAGCACAGACACGGCCGAGGACTTCATTGAGGGCCTGCGCCACTTTGACAAGGACGGCAACGGCTACATCAGCTCAGCCGAGCTGAGGCACCTACTGACCACCTTGG GTGAAAAGCTGACTGACGATGAAGTGGAGCAGCTTCTTGCTGGCCAAGAGGACTCCCAAGGAAATGTCCACTATGAAG ACTTTGTGAGAATGGTGATGAACGGCTGA
- the LOC119394349 gene encoding myosin-2 essential light chain isoform X7: MAGYTDDQISDYQEAFSLFDNRGDGKINISQLGDVLRALGQNPTEADVKKCCHQLRPDERISFDVFLPILQTISKNRSTDTAEDFIEGLRHFDKDGNGYISSAELRHLLTTLGEKLTDDEVEQLLAGQEDSQGNVHYEDFVRMVMNG; encoded by the exons ACTACCAGGAGGCCTTCTCCCTGTTTGACAACCGAGGCGATGGCAAGATCAACATCTCCCAGCTCGGCGACGTGCTTCGCGCCCTTGGCCAGAATCCCACCGAGGCTGACGTGAAGAAGTGCTGCCATCAGTTGAGACCTG ATGAGCGGATCAGCTTCGACGTGTTCCTGCCGATCCTGCAGACAATCAGCAAGAACCGCAGCACAGACACGGCCGAGGACTTCATTGAGGGCCTGCGCCACTTTGACAAGGACGGCAACGGCTACATCAGCTCAGCCGAGCTGAGGCACCTACTGACCACCTTGG GTGAAAAGCTGACTGACGATGAAGTGGAGCAGCTTCTTGCTGGCCAAGAGGACTCCCAAGGAAATGTCCACTATGAAG ACTTTGTGAGAATGGTGATGAACGGCTGA
- the LOC119394349 gene encoding myosin-2 essential light chain isoform X4: MHSFRKYFSFTEIDYQEAFSLFDNRGDGKINISQLGDVLRALGQNPTEADVKKCCHQLRPDERISFDVFLPILQTISKNRSTDTAEDFIEGLRHFDKDGNGYISSAELRHLLTTLGEKLTDDEVEQLLAGQEDSQGNVHYEDFVRMVMNG, encoded by the exons ACTACCAGGAGGCCTTCTCCCTGTTTGACAACCGAGGCGATGGCAAGATCAACATCTCCCAGCTCGGCGACGTGCTTCGCGCCCTTGGCCAGAATCCCACCGAGGCTGACGTGAAGAAGTGCTGCCATCAGTTGAGACCTG ATGAGCGGATCAGCTTCGACGTGTTCCTGCCGATCCTGCAGACAATCAGCAAGAACCGCAGCACAGACACGGCCGAGGACTTCATTGAGGGCCTGCGCCACTTTGACAAGGACGGCAACGGCTACATCAGCTCAGCCGAGCTGAGGCACCTACTGACCACCTTGG GTGAAAAGCTGACTGACGATGAAGTGGAGCAGCTTCTTGCTGGCCAAGAGGACTCCCAAGGAAATGTCCACTATGAAG ACTTTGTGAGAATGGTGATGAACGGCTGA
- the LOC119394351 gene encoding ribulose-phosphate 3-epimerase — MSGVRVGTQLASKMTSSSLKCKIGPSILNADLANIYEESQKLLDSGADYLHLDVMDGHFVPNLTFGHPVVKCLKSKLPKTFFDMHMMVQAPEKWVSPMADAGADQYTFHIEATAEPLELVRKIREAGMKVGVGVKPKTPVDVVLPLVEHVDMVLVMTVEPGFGGQSFMADMMPKVKLLRSKFKELDIEVDGGVGPNTIHQCAEAGANMIVSGTAITKSKDPRDVITTLRQSVDSVIKAKSAH, encoded by the exons ATGAGCGGCGTCCGCGTCGGCACCCAATTAGCCAGCAAAATGACTTCCTCGAGCTTGAAGTGCAAAATCGGCCCGTCCATTCTCAACGCCGACTTGGCGAACATATACGAGGAATCTCAGAAACTCTTGGACAGCGGAGCGGACTACCTCCACCTGGACGTGATGGACGGGCATTTCGTGCCGAACCTTACTTTCGGACATCCCGTCGTCAAGTGCCTCAAAAGCAAACTGCCCAAGACGTTCTTCGACATGCACATGATGGTGCAAGCACCGGAGAAA TGGGTGTCGCCGATGGCAGATGCTGGTGCCGATCAGTATACATTCCACATCGAGGCAACGGCAGAACCGCTTGAACTCGTGCGCAAGATCCGGGAAGCCGGCATGAAG GTCGGAGTGGGTGTCAAGCCAAAGACGCCCGTGGATGTGGTGCTACCTTTGGTGGAGCATGTTGACATGGTGCTTGTGATGACCGTGGAGCCTGGATTCGGTGGACAAAGTTTCATGGCCGATATGATGCCCAAG GTGAAGCTTTTGCGCTCCAAGTTTAAGGAATTGGACATAGAAGTAGACGGTGGAGTGGGGCCAAACACAATTCACCAATGCGCTGAG GCTGGCGCTAACATGATTGTATCGGGaacagccatcacaaagagcaaGGACCCCAGGGACGTGATAACAACTCTTAGGCAGTCCGTAGATAGCGTAATTAAAGCGAAATCTGCACACTGA